The genomic window AAAAAATCATATGAACGTAGCCTCAGATCTGAATAAATTCATCGCATTCAAAAtgaacatttatatatatattatattattatatatatataatatatatatatactagttgagcaTACGTGCAactgcacgtaataattattttaatttattttaaatcaataaatatttgtaaatcatatttatcaaaatttaaaataaatattttctaaatttatatgttaattttattagaaaatatctacaaatatcaattttaaattttatataaaatagatggatagatttgatatcaaaaaataaaaatttatttaattcaaaatttaaactcaaatttaaattttaatgtaaataaATGGATTGAACATaataattcatttttattttcaatatttttaacaattgaTCATAGCCGTTCGTAGAATTGAATTTTAAGATAGGTATGAATGTTTTTTAAACAATTGATCATAATCGTTTgttttatttgagataattttttacaaattgatcataaatttgttattcatattaatcaaaattatgatttacaaatttatcaaccaatctatcttttaaattatttccattgtatatatagatagtcccaaattttaaattttaaaattaattttatattttgaattgaaatatagatttacagtagatattctggcaaaatttggataagttgattttttatattttagagataaaaaaaattaaaaaattttaattaaaatatagattcacagtaaatatctttcggttggcaaaaattggataagtgtattttttttctttttagagataaatagaaattaaaagtttgtttcattatgttatttattttacgtaagaagagaaataatattttttcccgccaaaaaattagtctgtcgacagacccaatttgaaatagtatatatatatataatattatatattataatatatatatattatatatatatatatatatatagcatggctgctgtgctcttaggagcacggaggcctccgtgctcctgagccgttttcgatgatggagtttccgaatcaacgatcggctccgttaaatttgatctagcgtatttgaagtttctagaaaataatttttgcgatttttcaatatcatttacctagcaatcgaaaggattcaaaatcaataatttttaacggctgaaaataaaaattctataaaaagtggtgatatagcactaaaatttttgtggatagtataaaaaattttgtattaaaatttcatctgatttgaatacttctacaccgttaaacttgaaaacgacagatatcaactattaaaaattatggattttgaatcatttcgatcaataggtaaatgatatcaaaaaatcgcaaaattattttctaaaaactttaaatgcgctagatcaagtctaacgaaactgatcgtcgattcgaaaattccatcatcgaaaacagctcaggagctcggaggcctccgtgctcctgagagcacagtagccctactctctctctctctctctctctctctatatatatatatatatatatatatatatataattatatatgagtTAGAAGCGCCAAAGGGATtggtacttctaaaaatattctagctcaattatatatatatatatatatatatatatacacacacactgtACAAGTCACTTTGCCTTTGAAAATACATGTACTTGTTGTAATACTCATTCCCAAATGTTTTGTTGCTTATTTCtgttgttttgtttatttaaaatttcttttatttattttctaacaccaaattaaattaatctcTTTTCACCCTGCAGATTTGAAAGAAATCTATGAGTGGATTAATCCAATTAATTCTACCAACACTCGTACACAACACGTACACCTCGTTAATTTGTTGCTTGTTTTTGTTGTTAACAAGTGCCCCAATaagccttttttttaattttaaaaatttaattatgaaaaaaCAATAAAACCAACACCataacaaaacacaaaaaaaaactaaattacacaaaatttctttataaatattttttttttaccttttctttctaacttttaaaaatctacattttatcTCATTAACATTTCAAACTGTTGCATTTAATCTTTCCCTATCTGAGTTCATCAATATACTGTCCATatcttataataattataataaaaatacactttaaaataacctaaatagataaaaaaaaaaggaataatttggtcattttattATCTCCATTAAAGTCATATTCCTTaaaatgtttttaaaattttaaggagataaaatattaatttttaaaaatcagaaaaaattgaaaaaaaataattttaagaaagaaaaaaaaaagaataaaaaaaagcacaaacaaaaaaagaaaacgtaGAAAACTGAAGCCGCGGAGTCCACCACTCTCATAGTGCCAGGGacactcaaaattttttttaaaaaaataatagtataatatatatatattaaaaaaaaaaagcccccgCGTGCGATTCCCCCCACGAGAGAACGTCGCTTTTATCACGTCCACATCAATCGCTTTCGAACACGCGCCTCCCACACGTGGGGCCCATCTCGCACTTCACAAATTCTGAGAAATCATTGGCTGCACTCGGAGTACACATACCTCTCATGCACCGCACCCaattttcttacaaaattatatttacactagggatgtcaacgggtcagattcgaggaaaaaaaaaaaaatccaactatCAAACCCGAAATCAAATCAGAATTCCATCTTGAATatgatggattttaaaaatttatatccaaatttGAACTCGACCGAAAATTCGAAATCTAAACGCGAATATGCATCCGCCAATTCGAtcatgaaacaattatttttctttacagtatttcaaaatatattatattaaatctaaaattttaaaatacaaattcaaatatatatatatatatatatatatatatatatatatatgtgtgtgtgtgtgtgtgtgtgtgtgtgtgtgtgtgtgtgtgtgtgtggataNgatagtggttccctagggttgagtgggtggttggtttaatagtataatctaacgggtggaaatgatcaaaggattgatctaacgatagaaaactcaatagtaccaaggacttgatactatcgatagtatagtagccggactctatatatatatatatatatatatatatatatatatatagtagggctactgtgctattaggagcacagcagcccttgtgctcctaactatTTAACcgcccatcaagtttgatgagtggttagaatgagagagtgaGGGGATATTGGGAAGAAATTAGgtgtttcaatttctcttcttcttgaatttttctttaatatctccTCCCTcactcattctaaccacccatcaaatttaatgggtggttagaaagttaggagtacaaggactgctgtactcctaatagcacaataaccttgctatatatatatatatatatatatatatatatatatatattcggatTTGGGTCAGGTACGGTCAAAATCCATTCCCAAATCCAAAAATCCGCCGAGTTTTCGTTTTGATACCTATATCCAAAACTTATTTCCATTTAATATTGAATATATTCGCTCCGTTGGGATTTATGCTCGGATAAAACATCGGGCATCCATATACCTATTGACATCTCTAATTTCTAGATACCGTATGTGAGGTGCTatttggtttctcaaaaaagtgtgaaattttttttttctaattttttgtatgtttagtttgaaaaaaaataagtatttttgaaaaaaaaaattcatatattatgaaaaattagtattttcgtttttctattatttttagaaaaaacaaaaatattagctTTCTATAAAACTACGAAAGGAAATTTATCATAAAAACTCGTTTTTCTTAAAATCAAATTGatagaaaactaaaaaaataaattttcatgaaaaacttttttcttgaaaattattttttcacattttttctgAGGAGCGAAACAGCCTCTAAGCACTTACGCAGTTACGCATAAATAAATGCTTATGgtgtttgaaaatttattattaaagaataaaatagtGACCCACAATTTGTACAGTGGATGGAGGAATCGATCGCGAAACCTCTCAGCACAAATTTATAGTGGACGGAGGAATCGAGCTCATGGAGGAATTGTGCTTGGAATCTCTTAGCACGAAGGGCTTTAGtacttattcttattttatattatttgaaagATATACAATAAGAAAcgatttaaaaatattaatgctaTTACGGTTTTGTTTGGacacatgaaaattttttttcagtatattttttttaaaaaaattactaaaaaaagtTGTAGGATTTAAtagataaaaagagaaatatcaGTTTTTAAGCTATTATTTGGGATAAGATGAATTATCCTATAGTTGAAATTTGCTATCTGACCAAATCATAAATATCGAATAATTGTTAACCTCTATTTGATGCACAAATATATTGTTCcacatattttcaaaatttatttaaaaagttcatACATTTGGTAGATAAgtaataggctaaattacataaaatttttctatcaaaatttgatttttcacttttcttcctgtcatttaaaaacctacactttgccctcttatagaataaaaaatatttataagaggGTACGGTGTGAAATATGAtgacaaaataaccattttatccctcaccattttcgtctattttcttattttgctcaTCCGCCATCTCGATCGGCCGCGGTTCGCACCTCGATCGGCCACAGTTCCTCTCCATTTTCCTCTCCACCTGCTCCCTCTCTCCTCCTACACTCTCGTCGCCCTTCCATTTCAGCAACAATAGAGAGGAAATCGAGATAGGCGTGGATGGAAAGGTGGGTAAGGACAACGAGAGCGAAGGCGAGACAACGGAGGAAGGCGAGAAGGTGTTTGTGGGTGCGGACGGAGATGTGGGCGAGGCGAGGCAGTGAAGGAGAGCAAGGCGGCGAGGCtgcgaggcggaggagggcgaagcacAATAAAGAGAGcggagggtatttttggtataaaaaatattttataacggaaccctaacggatcactaacggttggggtgaagtgaatattttttattttttaaggaggTAAAGTATAGGTTTATAACGAGGGgaggaaaaagtgaaaaatcagattttgataagaaggttttctataatttagcctaagtAATATGATCAAATGTCTAAAATTTGATGCTATAGTCAgtcttcaaataattttttcgaataaaataaattatttcgtagcttaaatatactattttaccCAATTACTgacatcaaaaatttttttaaagcaaaaattAAACTTCTTTCATACAATCACACAGAAAATTTTCATACCGAATAAGTTCTGACGTACAAACAAAATCTTAAAgagtcaaaatcaaaatctttacTCTcaattatataagaaaattttcatacgGAATAAGTTATAGCAACATCCAAACAGAATCTAAAAGGGTACGGTGTATGAGATGTActatacacccggtgcaggcGATAATATCTCGTGCTAACTACTCGCTCTGACACGTGCCGTGGTCCCCACACCACAAAACCTCTCACACTGTGGCCCCCACCGCTGCGAGAGTCGAAGTCGTTATcttcgcgccgccgccgccgccgccgccaaatcccttctccgccgccgccgccgccacagtTGCCGCCGTAAAAACAATAGTCCTATTCCCCGCATTCGCGACATTCGCGACGTTGACATCAAACtcgtcgtcgccgacgtcgtCACCGCTTTCTCCTCCTCCATAGAGAAACCTTTTAACAATTCGCGCGCTCGGATCCACCACCGCGGCCTCCCAGGCGGCGTCGGCGTCCCGGCCCCGCCTCCGGAACGCCTCCGTCGCGTCGACTCTGCGCACGTCCCACCGCGAGCACAGCCGGCGGATCTTCTCCAGCTGGCAGCACGTCAGCTTGCACGTGTTCGCCTTGATCTCGTCGATCGCCGCTGCCAGCAGCCTCGAGCGCTCTTTCTCGTCCGACGTCGATCGCTCCGACCGCAGGTACCCGTCCATTTCCGGCACCCCTATCGCCCTCCGCACCCCCTTTGTGTAATCCGCCTTTGGATTGGTATCAAATAGCGCTCGCAcctgataaatataaaatattaaaaatattatttttacgtACGTATcggagaaaattatttatttatttatttattttgtccaGACGGAGCGATAGAGTAATCGGTTGTTTCACAATAGCAGACACGTACGATACCTCAGCTATCATCCCCCGCTCGACCATCTGGTCGACGCGCTCCGCGACGAACTCgtgcagcagcggcggcgcgacgtcgacccAAAGGAAGCAGCAGTCGAACCTGGAGGCCAGCCCCGGCGACGCCGCGTCGGTGCCGCCGCCGTCGATCAGCTTCTCGATGTAGGAATTCGAGCCACCCGCGACGATCGGGAGCCGCCCACACCGCGCGATCGCTTCGGCCACGGCGGCCGCGTCACGGCAGAACTCAGCGGCCGCATAGTCGGCATCGGGCGGCACACCGCCGATGAGGTGGTGCGGCACGCCGCGCCGCTCGGCATCAGTGACCTTGTTGGTGACAACGTCGAGGCCATCGTACACCTGCATCTTGTCGGAGTTCACGACCTCGCCGCCGAACCGCAGCGCCAGGTCCACCGCCAGCCGCGACTTCCCCGTCCCCGTCGCccccatcaccaccaccaccgccttATTTTTCCGGCTCATCGGAAACGACGGTCCGCACATCGCGATCGGCTCCGGCCAAACCGGTCGAATTATTCGCCGGCGATCGGTTGCCGGAATAATCTGCAGGTTGTTGAAGTGTGCCATTAacatcactctctctctatatgtacatatatatatgatgatccTAGGTAGTTCAAAGGAGagttatatctatatatatagcactaCATACGtacaaatatatacatatatatagtttctGAAGAGTATGAAAAATAATGAAGCACCTtgaaatgattagaaatgatatGTAAATGTATATATAAGTTTATCCTAATTACAAAGGTGGACGCGGCGACCAGTGGGGAAATTGGCTTTAGGGTGgtggatttttaaatttaaattttctaggATTATATTGTAACGGTCACAATCAATATTGGGGGCTTTTGTTGAAGGATGTAGAGTAGAGTGACTGGGACGAAAAAATGGGCATGGATTTGAGGAGTCTCCTCCCTTTCTCTTGGCACATTGGCTTAAGTAATAATGTGTGAGTGACTAGAACCATCTTTTATAGCCCCTAACATTTACACTTTTTGCACCtttgattaaaataattaaaaataaaatagaaaattgacACCTTTCATACAATTTGAAAAATGAGTCAAAGCCTAAAGCCTAGACAGCTCTTAAAGGCtttttaggatttagggtttaaggtttagacTCTTTAGAGTACTTCAATGGACTGCTTGGTTTTCGGGATTGTAATGTTTCGGAGGACTTTAGCGACTCAAAAGCGTTGAACGTGCATGAATGATTGGATTATTATTGTATCCGGTTAGGTCAAGTAATTCCGCTACAATGATATAATCGAAACTCACCGAAAACATCGGGATCGAACAACTCGTTTCAAGAAGATCaatctaaaagaaaataaatgattgCAATGTTTTAGGAGAGTTTAGCAGCTGAAAGGCGTGGAAGGTGAATGATTGGATTATTTTATCCAAGTTAGCTCAAGTAATTCTTCTATAatgataaaaatcaaaatatcacgTAAAACATTGGGGTTGAACTACTTGTATGAAAAAGATCAGTATGAAAGAAAATAATCTAAAAGTATCTTTAACATCCTGTTAACGTGAATAATAGATCTGAAAGATGCGTGAAAAACAACATGAAATTGGTAGATTAGCGGCAGCTTAGGATTggttttgatattatattaacCAAAAATATCAATCCAATAGAGGTGGAATGTTAACAATAAGAGTCCTATATTGGATATATGCAAAATAGACTCCCAAGCTGTATATAATACGTAGGAACGCgggatctcgaatatcaactatcaaattctttgccacttgcactagagacggtcggtataGTACATAggatatttttatctattagcttaagtttttggGTTGAATATGAGGCTCACAACTAATACGACGatgaattatttgaaaaatattaaaacacacAAAGTTATAAAAGGTGTTGCTTAGTGTGGTCAACCAAACCAAgagaactaattaattaaccacCCTACTGATTTTATaataatgttaattaattaggagcACTCACCTCCGCTTTAGTGTTCGGCATAAAAAGTGTCTTTTGCATTGAATATTGCTTAAGAAAATTTAGGTAAAGAGTCGGGGGTCTAATTCCTTTTGATGAATTAGGGTTTGTTATCGCAGATGTAGTGCTCATCTCATTTAAAACAAATATCATTCGTGTATAAGCAATAAGGTGGGTACGAACAACAGGAAACcttgttgcatatatatatatatatatatatatatatatatatatatatatatatatatatatatatatatatatatatatgcacccAGTGCACCATGCACCATTTCCTTGGAAGTGAGTGCTCCTAATTGGATGTGTTCTTGGAATACAAAGTAGAACAGGTTTATAGTGAGTTTTGCAACTAAAGAGAAAACAAAGTTCAACATGATCTATAACGCTTGAaacatttagaaattaaattttatgttttttcgatattattctcttgtccatcaaataggcacaaaaataaacgactgaaaatgaatatcctttaaaaaataatgataagcttgttttaaagaatttaatgaattttttaatcaaaattcaattgatatGGATATTTTTACGCTGTTAAATAAGAAAACGTCTTATattgatcattaaaattataaattttaaaactctttgatcattaggtcaataatgtcgaaaaaatttaaaatttgatttttagatactttaagtggtataaatcatattcaacagtaCTGACCATCGATTTGgggactccatcatcgaaaataaatgcaacggagctcgtttgctactgatagtatttcaactcaactctctctctctctctctctctctctctctacaccaataacttggtacttttaaaagcatagcagcttaattttatatatatatatatatatatatatatataggattattatactcttataaatTTAGACATCTNtatatatatatatatatatatatatagtacgccTTCTGTGTTTTGGAAAGTACGGAAAccttcgtgcttgtaagttattttcgttGACGGgatatccgattcgacgattgGCTTCATTAAGTATGATTTAtgttattagaactatttagaaaccaaattttataatttttagacatCACGTATCAAgtgatcaattaaaaaaatgactattttaacggtcgatgtgaCACGTTTATAAgttcaacggtatagaagagtccAAATTACATGACACTTtaacagaaaattctacttaatatcaagagcaagaacaatactttcaatttaaaatttaagtcttttatcatcattttttataagatttttattttcatctattcATTTTGAGGCCACTCGTTCACTaagcaaacaaaataaaaaaaaattataaaatttgatttctaaatagtccTGTGCCTAAAGAAGCCGATCACCGAATTGGATGTCTCATCATTGAAACTAACTTATAAGCACGAAAGCCTCTGTGCTTTCGAAAGAGTAGgagcctctctctctatatatatagagagagagagagagagttgagctagaatactctcaaaagcaccaagagagttgtgcttttgagtttttagccattggatggaaagatatagggttgagatgatggtggtaggtggaatagtgtttaatccaagggctattagtaattaaggagtagatccaaaggATAGAAACCTATAAGTACCAAGGGGTTGgagcttctaaaagtattctagctcaattttatatatatatatatatatatatatatatatatatatatatatatatatattaaaaagtccgactatggtgcttgtaaaaacaCCCAGTACTTagtatttgtaagttttttccCATTAGATCTATCTgtttgatcatttccactcgttagatcatactattcaaccaaccatccactcaatcctaaaaaatcactatcatcctaactgcacttCCTTTAATTCAAAGATCAAAAACCTACAAACACCAATGACTTGTGCTTTTTAAAGTATAGGAGTTCAattcatatattaaatattataaattatatctcTGTTTTAAAAGTACAGTCACCAAATAAAtcaggtgcaggcaataataaCCAACTTTTCACATGAGAGATGTTTGAGAGAAGCAGTGGGCAAAAAAGGATTCTCCATTACATGAGTGGGTTTGCTACTTTCATCATCCATTGTGGGGAGAAGACTACTTGTTTACAGTACCCAAGCTATGATTAGGAGTTGTATTTTTTTAGCTTCATCTTGTTTTATCACTATATATATCCTATCAAGGTGACCTGCTATATATAACTAAGCATGGTGCCAATTATCACTCACACATAGGATTGGAGTATATATAGAGTACGACTGGaatgcttctggaagtacgcagcgctccgtactttcaagtcgttttcgatgttgggactttcgaatcgacgatcagctccattagacttaatctagagtattttaagtatctgcaaaataatttttgtgattttttgatatcatttgcctagtgatcgaagtgactcaaaatcaacggctgaaaataaaaatcttacaaaatatgatgatatgacattaaaatt from Ananas comosus cultivar F153 linkage group 23, ASM154086v1, whole genome shotgun sequence includes these protein-coding regions:
- the LOC109727916 gene encoding adenylate isopentenyltransferase 5, chloroplastic-like isoform X2, which encodes MCGPSFPMSRKNKAVVVVMGATGTGKSRLAVDLALRFGGEVVNSDKMQVYDGLDVVTNKVTDAERRGVPHHLIGGVPPDADYAAAEFCRDAAAVAEAIARCGRLPIVAGGSNSYIEKLIDGGGTDAASPGLASRFDCCFLWVDVAPPLLHEFVAERVDQMVERGMIAEVRALFDTNPKADYTKGVRRAIGVPEMDGYLRSERSTSDEKERSRLLAAAIDEIKANTCKLTCCQLEKIRRLCSRWDVRRVDATEAFRRRGRDADAAWEAAVVDPSARIVKRFLYGGGESGDDVGDDEFDVNVANVANAGNRTIVFTAATVAAAAAEKGFGGGGGGGAKITTSTLAAVGATV
- the LOC109727916 gene encoding adenylate isopentenyltransferase 5, chloroplastic-like isoform X1; the encoded protein is MLMAHFNNLQIIPATDRRRIIRPVWPEPIAMCGPSFPMSRKNKAVVVVMGATGTGKSRLAVDLALRFGGEVVNSDKMQVYDGLDVVTNKVTDAERRGVPHHLIGGVPPDADYAAAEFCRDAAAVAEAIARCGRLPIVAGGSNSYIEKLIDGGGTDAASPGLASRFDCCFLWVDVAPPLLHEFVAERVDQMVERGMIAEVRALFDTNPKADYTKGVRRAIGVPEMDGYLRSERSTSDEKERSRLLAAAIDEIKANTCKLTCCQLEKIRRLCSRWDVRRVDATEAFRRRGRDADAAWEAAVVDPSARIVKRFLYGGGESGDDVGDDEFDVNVANVANAGNRTIVFTAATVAAAAAEKGFGGGGGGGAKITTSTLAAVGATV